A stretch of Sebastes fasciatus isolate fSebFas1 chromosome 19, fSebFas1.pri, whole genome shotgun sequence DNA encodes these proteins:
- the LOC141757573 gene encoding eosinophil peroxidase-like isoform X2, protein MIFSALLVLGVCLVPALSKQTGEHLDSSLLQQCFEEAKKLVDDAYKYSREESLRRVRKEVVSPHDTLRLVKQPRGDTRSAVRSADYMAQTLRLLQERAHHVHKRSLNATDLLSEEDLMNLARITGCAARVSLPSCRTTPNINKYRTATSVCNNLKNTRLGSSNTPFARWLPAEYNDGISQPKGFNNQTINNFFLPMVRQVSNNILSTTDTGVVNDEEFSHMVTLFGQWNDHDLTFTPFSPSIRSFSNGINCDDSCENTEPCIPIPIPPGDPRSQTEECIPAFRSAPVCGTGYSAYNFGGEANKREQINTLTAFLDLGQVYGSEEKLALFLRDHQSDGGLLRVNTEFKDNGRELLPFNPLTGNMCASRGRSTNDSNATEVPCFIAGDVRVDENIALTSIHTLFMREHNRVARALKRLNPQWDSETLYQESRKILGAYTQVIVFRDYLPHIVGDVAMRTQLGRYPGYDASVDPSISNVFATAAYRFAHLAVQPVLSRLDANYRENANFPNVPLFKAFFAPWRIIFEGGVDSLLRGLVGRPAKLNTQDNMMVDALRERLFQFVVHLALDLGSLNMARGRDHGLPGYNAYRKLCGLSEPRNQAELAQVLNNADLARRLLQLYGTADNIDVWMGGVAEPFVRGGRVGPLFACLIATQFQKIRQGDRLWYENPGVFTAAQRAALSRVTLSKIICDNTGIKTIPTEALSVISNSNQLVRCRTLRSLNLSSWRERPCRGASCNEVGNETASDQAAQDDQTPPASPAPTASPAPQGLEDNEIP, encoded by the exons ATGATTTTCTCTGCCCTTCTTGTTCTGGGCGTCTGCCTGGTTCCTGCTCTCTCCAAACAAACAG GAGAACATCTGGATAGTTCTCTCCTTCAACAATGTTTTGAGGAGGCAAAGAAGCTCGTTGACGATGCGTACAAGTACTCCAGAGAAGA GAGTCTGAGACGAGTCCGCAAGGAGGTGGTGAGTCCTCACGATACTCTCCGTCTCGTGAAGCAGCCTCGTGGTGACACACGCTCAGCCGTGAGATCTGCAGACTACATGGCACAAACCCTCCGTCTGCTGCAGGAGAGGGCGCATCATGTGCACAAACGCTCACTCAATGCAACAG atttgctCTCTGAAGAGGATCTGATGAATCTTGCCAGAATAACTGGATGTGCAGCTCGAGTCAGCCTTCCATCATGCCGCACCACACCAAACATTAACAAGTATCGGACAGCCACCAGCGTCTGCAACAACTT AAAGAACACTCGCCTTGGATCTTCAAACACCCCCTTCGCCCGCTGGCTGCCTGCCGAATATAACGACGGCATCTCCCAACCAAAAGGCTTCAACAACCAAACAATAAACAACTTCTTCCTCCCAATG GTGCGTCAGGTGTCCAACAACATCCTAAGCACAACAGACACAGGCGTGGTCAACGACGAAGAATTCTCTCACATGGTGACCTTGTTTGGGCAGTGGAACGACCACGATCTCACCTTCACGCCCTTCTCCCCCAGCATCCGCTCCTTCAGCAATGGGATCAACTGTGACGACAGCTGTGAGAACACTGAGCCTTGCATCCCCATCCCG ATTCCTCCCGGCGACCCCCGCTCTCAGACAGAAGAGTGCATCCCTGCGTTCAGATCCGCCCCAGTTTGCGGAACGGGATACTCGGCCTACAATTTTGGAGGAGAAGCCAACAAGAGAGAGCAGATCAACACCCTCACAGCCTTCCTGGATCTCGGCCAGGTGTATGGCTCTGAGGAGAAGCTTGCCCTGTTTCTTCGCGACCATCAGAGTGATGGCGGCCTGCTGCGCGTGAACACAGAGTTCAAAGACAACGGGCGTGAGCTGCTGCCATTCAACCCTCTCACGGGGAACATGTGTGCCAGTCGCGGAAGATCCACCAACGACTCAAACGCCACAGAGGTGCCGTGTTTCATTGCAG GTGATGTCCGCGTGGACGAGAACATAGCTCTGACCTCCATTCACACACTGTTTATGCGTGAGCATAACCGTGTGGCTCGTGCCCTGAAGAGATTGAACCCACAGTGGGACAGTGAGACACTCTACCAAGAGTCCCGCAAGATCTTGGGTGCTTACACACAG gtgatTGTGTTCAGGGACTATCTGCCTCACATTGTAGGTGACGTCGCAATGCGTACACAGCTCGGCCGTTACCCCGGCTACGACGCTAGCGTTGACCCCAGCATCTCCAACGTCTTTGCAACAGCAGCTTACCGCTTTGCCCACTTGGCGGTACAGCCAGTCTTATCCCGTCTGGATGCAAACTACAGGGAGAACGCTAATTTCCCCAATGTCCCCTTGTTCAAGGCCTTCTTCGCCCCCTGGAGGATCATCTTTGAGG GTGGCGTTGACTCTCTGCTCCGTGGTTTGGTCGGCCGTCCTGCTAAACTGAACACTCAGGATAACATGATGGTGGATGCTCTGAGGGAGAGGTTGTTCCAGTTTGTGGTGCATCTGGCTTTGGACTTGGGCTCTCTCAACATGGCGAGGGGACGCGACCACGGCTTGCCTG GCTACAACGCCTATCGCAAGTTGTGTGGCCTGTCTGAGCCCAGGAATCAGGCGGAGCTCGCTCAGGTCCTGAATAACGCAGACCTGGCCCGCAGGCTGCTGCAGCTCTACGGTACGGCCGACAACATCGACGTCTGGATGGGAGGCGTTGCAGAGCCGTTTGTCCGTGGCGGCCGTGTGGGGCCTCTGTTCGCCTGCCTTATTGCAACACAGTTCCAGAAGATCCGCCAGGGTGACAG GCTGTGGTACGAGAACCCGGGCGTCTTCACCGCGGCTCAGAGAGCTGCTCTGTCCAGGGTCACCTTATCCAAGATCATCTGTGATAACACCGGCATAAAAACTATCCCCACTGAAGCCTTAAGCGTCATCTCAAACAGTAACCAGCTCGTCAGATGCAGAACCCTCCGAAGCTTGAACCTGTCATCCTGGAGGGAGAGACCCTGCAGAG GCGCAAGCTGTAATGAAGTCGGAAACGAG ACTGCAAGCGACCAGGCCGCCCAGGACGACCAGACCCCACCAGCCTCCCCGGCCCCCACGGCCTCCCCGGCCCCCCAGGGCCTCGAGGACAACGAG ATCCCTTAG
- the LOC141757573 gene encoding eosinophil peroxidase-like isoform X1, translating into MIFSALLVLGVCLVPALSKQTGEHLDSSLLQQCFEEAKKLVDDAYKYSREESLRRVRKEVVSPHDTLRLVKQPRGDTRSAVRSADYMAQTLRLLQERAHHVHKRSLNATDLLSEEDLMNLARITGCAARVSLPSCRTTPNINKYRTATSVCNNLKNTRLGSSNTPFARWLPAEYNDGISQPKGFNNQTINNFFLPMVRQVSNNILSTTDTGVVNDEEFSHMVTLFGQWNDHDLTFTPFSPSIRSFSNGINCDDSCENTEPCIPIPIPPGDPRSQTEECIPAFRSAPVCGTGYSAYNFGGEANKREQINTLTAFLDLGQVYGSEEKLALFLRDHQSDGGLLRVNTEFKDNGRELLPFNPLTGNMCASRGRSTNDSNATEVPCFIAGDVRVDENIALTSIHTLFMREHNRVARALKRLNPQWDSETLYQESRKILGAYTQVIVFRDYLPHIVGDVAMRTQLGRYPGYDASVDPSISNVFATAAYRFAHLAVQPVLSRLDANYRENANFPNVPLFKAFFAPWRIIFEGGVDSLLRGLVGRPAKLNTQDNMMVDALRERLFQFVVHLALDLGSLNMARGRDHGLPGYNAYRKLCGLSEPRNQAELAQVLNNADLARRLLQLYGTADNIDVWMGGVAEPFVRGGRVGPLFACLIATQFQKIRQGDRLWYENPGVFTAAQRAALSRVTLSKIICDNTGIKTIPTEALSVISNSNQLVRCRTLRSLNLSSWRERPCRGASCNEVGNETASDQAAQDDQTPPASPAPTASPAPQGLEDNEVIYSFIVSSSFCTSYIVLKVTDCSIFIFMYLYLFSYLSRQQLYPTYKTNNLSVFISGQFK; encoded by the exons ATGATTTTCTCTGCCCTTCTTGTTCTGGGCGTCTGCCTGGTTCCTGCTCTCTCCAAACAAACAG GAGAACATCTGGATAGTTCTCTCCTTCAACAATGTTTTGAGGAGGCAAAGAAGCTCGTTGACGATGCGTACAAGTACTCCAGAGAAGA GAGTCTGAGACGAGTCCGCAAGGAGGTGGTGAGTCCTCACGATACTCTCCGTCTCGTGAAGCAGCCTCGTGGTGACACACGCTCAGCCGTGAGATCTGCAGACTACATGGCACAAACCCTCCGTCTGCTGCAGGAGAGGGCGCATCATGTGCACAAACGCTCACTCAATGCAACAG atttgctCTCTGAAGAGGATCTGATGAATCTTGCCAGAATAACTGGATGTGCAGCTCGAGTCAGCCTTCCATCATGCCGCACCACACCAAACATTAACAAGTATCGGACAGCCACCAGCGTCTGCAACAACTT AAAGAACACTCGCCTTGGATCTTCAAACACCCCCTTCGCCCGCTGGCTGCCTGCCGAATATAACGACGGCATCTCCCAACCAAAAGGCTTCAACAACCAAACAATAAACAACTTCTTCCTCCCAATG GTGCGTCAGGTGTCCAACAACATCCTAAGCACAACAGACACAGGCGTGGTCAACGACGAAGAATTCTCTCACATGGTGACCTTGTTTGGGCAGTGGAACGACCACGATCTCACCTTCACGCCCTTCTCCCCCAGCATCCGCTCCTTCAGCAATGGGATCAACTGTGACGACAGCTGTGAGAACACTGAGCCTTGCATCCCCATCCCG ATTCCTCCCGGCGACCCCCGCTCTCAGACAGAAGAGTGCATCCCTGCGTTCAGATCCGCCCCAGTTTGCGGAACGGGATACTCGGCCTACAATTTTGGAGGAGAAGCCAACAAGAGAGAGCAGATCAACACCCTCACAGCCTTCCTGGATCTCGGCCAGGTGTATGGCTCTGAGGAGAAGCTTGCCCTGTTTCTTCGCGACCATCAGAGTGATGGCGGCCTGCTGCGCGTGAACACAGAGTTCAAAGACAACGGGCGTGAGCTGCTGCCATTCAACCCTCTCACGGGGAACATGTGTGCCAGTCGCGGAAGATCCACCAACGACTCAAACGCCACAGAGGTGCCGTGTTTCATTGCAG GTGATGTCCGCGTGGACGAGAACATAGCTCTGACCTCCATTCACACACTGTTTATGCGTGAGCATAACCGTGTGGCTCGTGCCCTGAAGAGATTGAACCCACAGTGGGACAGTGAGACACTCTACCAAGAGTCCCGCAAGATCTTGGGTGCTTACACACAG gtgatTGTGTTCAGGGACTATCTGCCTCACATTGTAGGTGACGTCGCAATGCGTACACAGCTCGGCCGTTACCCCGGCTACGACGCTAGCGTTGACCCCAGCATCTCCAACGTCTTTGCAACAGCAGCTTACCGCTTTGCCCACTTGGCGGTACAGCCAGTCTTATCCCGTCTGGATGCAAACTACAGGGAGAACGCTAATTTCCCCAATGTCCCCTTGTTCAAGGCCTTCTTCGCCCCCTGGAGGATCATCTTTGAGG GTGGCGTTGACTCTCTGCTCCGTGGTTTGGTCGGCCGTCCTGCTAAACTGAACACTCAGGATAACATGATGGTGGATGCTCTGAGGGAGAGGTTGTTCCAGTTTGTGGTGCATCTGGCTTTGGACTTGGGCTCTCTCAACATGGCGAGGGGACGCGACCACGGCTTGCCTG GCTACAACGCCTATCGCAAGTTGTGTGGCCTGTCTGAGCCCAGGAATCAGGCGGAGCTCGCTCAGGTCCTGAATAACGCAGACCTGGCCCGCAGGCTGCTGCAGCTCTACGGTACGGCCGACAACATCGACGTCTGGATGGGAGGCGTTGCAGAGCCGTTTGTCCGTGGCGGCCGTGTGGGGCCTCTGTTCGCCTGCCTTATTGCAACACAGTTCCAGAAGATCCGCCAGGGTGACAG GCTGTGGTACGAGAACCCGGGCGTCTTCACCGCGGCTCAGAGAGCTGCTCTGTCCAGGGTCACCTTATCCAAGATCATCTGTGATAACACCGGCATAAAAACTATCCCCACTGAAGCCTTAAGCGTCATCTCAAACAGTAACCAGCTCGTCAGATGCAGAACCCTCCGAAGCTTGAACCTGTCATCCTGGAGGGAGAGACCCTGCAGAG GCGCAAGCTGTAATGAAGTCGGAAACGAG ACTGCAAGCGACCAGGCCGCCCAGGACGACCAGACCCCACCAGCCTCCCCGGCCCCCACGGCCTCCCCGGCCCCCCAGGGCCTCGAGGACAACGAGGTAATCTATTCATTTATTGTCTCTTCTTCCTTTTGTACATCGTATATAGTGCTGAAAGTCACAGATTGTTCAATtttcatatttatgtatttatatttattttcatatttatcaaGACAACAACTTTACCCcacatataaaacaaacaacctCAGTGTCTTCATATCTGGTCAATTTAAATGA